Below is a genomic region from Bradyrhizobium sp. 1(2017).
CGCCTTCGGCGAAGGCAAGACCGGCGTGTTCAAGATCCGCCAGAAGGAGCTCGACGCCATCGACTACGGCCAGACCATCCTGGACGAGACCCGCAAGCTCAATGTCGGCCTCGGCATGAGCGTGCAGCAGCTCGTCGACGGCGTCCAGAAGGAGACCAACGCCTCGACCTCCCGGGCGCGGCAGGAGATCTCGCTCGCGACATCAGTCATGCTGGCGCTGGGCGCGTTGATGCTGGTCGGCTCGGCCCTGTTCGTCTGGCTCTATGTCGGCCGCAACATCCTGCGCCGCATCCGCGAGCTTCAGCGCGCCATGCAGCTGCTTTCGGCCGGCGACCTCGACACCGAGATCGTCCGCTCCCGCCAGAATGACGAGATCGGCGTGATGAAGGAAACGCTGACCGTGTTCCGCGACAGCATGATCGAAGCCCGGGCACTCGCCGGCGAGCAGGACAAGGATCGCGTTGCGAAAGCCGAGCGGGCCGCGCGGATGGAAGCGAAGATCGCCGAGTTCGAGGGCACGGTGCGCAGCGCGCTCGACAATCTGGCGCAATCGGCCAATTCGATGCAATCGACCGCGCAAAGCATGTCGAACACTGCAGACCAGTCCAACGCGCTGGTGAACGCGGTCGCCTCCGCGGCGGAGGAAACCTCGGTCAACGTGCAGACCGTGTCCGCCGGCACCGAGCAATTGTCGTCCTCGATCGAGGAGATCAGCCGCCAAGTGGTCACGTCGGCGGAGATCGCCAAGAAGGCGGTCGACGAGGCCGGCGCCACCGACACCACGGTGCAGAGCCTCGCCGACAGCGCCAGCCGCATCAATGTCGTCGTCGATCTGATCCAGACCATCGCCTCGCAGACCAACCTGCTCGCCCTCAACGCCACCATCGAGGCGGCGCGCGCGGGCGAGGCCGGCCGCGGCTTCGCAGTGGTCGCCTCCGAGGTGAAGAGCCTCGCCAGCCAGACCGCGAAGGCGACGGAGGAGATCCGCACCCAGATCGCCAGCATGCAGGAGATCACGAGCTCGGCGGTCGGCGCCATCCAGGGCATCGGCCGGATCATCGGCGAGATCAACGACGTCACCACGACGATCGCGGCAGCCGTCGAGGAACAGGGCGCAGCCACCCGCGAGATCGCGCGCAACATTCAGCACGCCGCCGGCGGCACCAGCGAAGTCTCCAGCAACATCGTCGGCGTCTCCACGGCCTCGGCCGAAGCCGGCGCCGCGGCCAACGAAGTGCTGGGCGCCTCCGACGCGCTGCGCCGCGAGGCCGACATGCTGCGCGGAGAGATCGACGCGTTCCTCAACAACATGCGGGCGGCCTGATCGTCATTCCGGGACGCCTCGAAGAGGCGAACCCGGAATCTCGCGCAACAATCTCGGGATTCCGGCGGCGCGCTCAGGCGCGCCCCGGATGACGGCGTTCTTGGCAGGCTTCAACCGGCACACGGAAAAACGGCGGCCGGAATGACCGCTATGCGGCGACCGGCTGGCCTGCTTTTCGGCTAGCGCCCCGCGCGCAGCGGGGTTAAGCCGGTAGCATGAACTCGAAAACCGACACCGCGCAGTCCTCGGCCGAGGCCTTGCGCTATCCCTGGGACCAGCATCCCGGCCCCGACCAGGTGGTCGAGGTGCGGCCGGGCGTGCTGTGGGCGCGGCTGAAGCTGCCGTTCCGCCTCAACCATGTGAACATCTACCTGCTCGCCGATGGCGACGGCTACGCGATGATCGACGCCGGCTTCGGCAACGAAGAGACGATCGAGGCCTGGACCAAACTGTTCGACGGACCCCTGAAGGGCGTCAACATCACGCGCCTGATCGTCACCCATTCGCATCCTGATCATGTCGGGCTGGCGGGCTGGATCGTCGAACGGTTCAACTGCCCGCTGGTGATGTCGCAGGTCGAGTATCTGCAATCGGTCTATCACCAGAACCGCGGCACCGAGGAGCGGCGCGAGGCGCAGCGGCAGTTCTTCCGCCGTCATGGCATGGACGAGTCGCTCACGGAAAAGCTGCTCGGCCGCGGCCAGGATTACCTCAAGCGCGTCTCGGTGCTGCCGCCGTCCTACCGCCGCATCTCCCATGGCGACGACGTCGTGATCGGTTCGCGCCGCTTCAAGGTGATCACCGGCGGCGGCCATGCGCTCGACCAGGTGATGCTGTATTGCGCCGACGACAAGCTCTTCCTCTCCGCCGATCAGGTGCTGAGCAAGATCTCGCCCAATGTCAGCGTCTGGGCGGTCGAGCCCGATCAGAACTCGCTCGGCGAATATCTGGCTTCGCTCGCCAGCCTCACCACCACGCTCCCCTATGACGTGCTGGTGCTGCCCGGCCACGGTGTGCCGTTCTACGGGCTCAAGACCCGCATCAAGCAGCTCGCCGACCACCACGAGGAGCGCTGCCGCCTGATCGCTGAAGCCTGCCGCGAGGTGCCGCAGACCTCGCGCGCCCTGGTGCCCGTCGTGTTCAACAAGCACGTGCTGGACGAGCACCAGATGGGTTTTGCCGCCGGCGAGCTGGTCGCCCACGTCAACTACATGATCGTCGAGGGCCGGCTGACGGCACAGACGCAGGACGGCGTGCTGCAGTTCAGGACGACGTAATGTCCTCGCCTCGCGAAGAGCGGGGCGAGGCTGTGATGTCGGCGCGACCGGCTCGGCAATCATGGAGGGCGCCGCGCCATGGACAAAATGTCCACGGCAGGTCCTGCCTCCCCGGCAGTTCCGGCCCCGGCCGGCAGGCCCGTGCTAGGCGGTTGATCCACATCAACAATCGCCGCCGGACCGGCGTTATCAATTGGCACGCCCGCCTTGCCTCAAATGTGCGCAGGCGCATAGACATCGGAGCTGGAAAGGCTCTAAAAATTGAACGGCCGACTTGGGCCGGGTTCCGCTGCAGGTTTTGCCGATGGATTACAGCCAGTTCTTCAATTCCGCCCTCGACCGTCTCCACACCGAGCGGCGCTACCGCGTGTTCGCCGACCTCGAGCGCACGGCCGGCCGGTTTCCCCATGCAGTCTGGCACTCGCCCAAGGGCAAGCGCGACGTCGTGATCTGGTGCTCGAACGATTATCTCGGCATGGGCCAGCACCCGAAGGTGGTCGGCGCCATGGTCGAGACCGCCACCCGGGTCGGCACCGGCGCCGGCGGCACCCGCAACATCGCCGGCACACATCATCCGCTGGTCCAGCTCGAGGCCGAGCTCGCCGACCTCCACGGCAAGGAAGCCGCGCTGCTGTTCACCTCGGGCTATGTCTCGAACCAGACCGGCATCGCGACCATCGCGAAACTCATTCCGAACTGCCTGATCCTGTCGGACGAGCTCAACCACAATTCGATGATCGAGGGCATCCGCCAGTCCGGCTGCGAACGCGTCGTGTTCCGCCACAACGACCTTGCCGATCTCGAAGCGCAGTTGAAGGCTGCGGGCCCGAACCGGCCGAAGCTGATCGCTTGCGAGAGCCTTTATTCGATGGACGGCGACGTGGCGCCGCTCGCCAAGATCTGCGATCTCGCCGAGACCTACGGCGCGATGACCTATGTGGACGAGGTCCACGCCGTCGGCATGTACGGTCCGCGCGGCGGCGGCATTGCCGAGCGTGACGGCGTCATGCATCGCATCGACATCCTCGAAGGCACGCTCGCCAAGGCGTTCGGCTGCCTCGGCGGCTACATCGCCGGCAACGGCCAGATCATCGACGCCGTGCGCTCCTACGCGCCGGGCTTCATCTTCACCACCGCGCTGCCGCCGGCGATCTGCTCGGCCGCGACTGCCGCGATCAAGCACCTGAAGACCTCGAGCTGGGAGCGCGAGCGCCACCAGGACCGCGCCGCCCGCGTCAAGGCGATCCTCAACGCCGCCGGCCTGCCGGTGATGTCGAGCGAAACCCACATCGTGCCGCTGTTCGTCGGTGACCCCGAAAAGTGCAAGCAGGCCTCCGACCTGCTGCTCGAGGAGCACGGCATCTACATCCAGCCGATCAACTATCCGACCGTCGCCAAGGGCACCGAACGCCTGCGCATCACCCCGTCGCCCTATCACGACGACGGCCTGATCGATCAGCTGGCCGAGGCCCTGCTGCAAGTATGGGATCGCCTGGGCCTGCCGCTCCGTGAGAAGTCACTGGCGGCCGAGTAGGTTGCGGCCGTCCTGGCGAAGGCCAGGACCCTCGATGCGGCTGCCGGTGTGCCGTAACCGCGTCCTGTGGTTACGGGTCCTGGTTTTCGCAGGCTTCGACAGGACGACACCGGGGCTTCCACCTTAACGACAACCCCAGTTCCCGCCGTCACCCGGCATTTCGCTGTCGCCTCCCCTCGCTCAACGCG
It encodes:
- a CDS encoding methyl-accepting chemotaxis protein, producing MAIRVSFGRLRPRLKMPKWGVRGSLFAAFAVIAGMGLVIAAGAGFVFNHLGNTMMDLSGRDIPRLSASLQLASQSATLAAQGPGLLASPSEEALSERTKKVQEIQQLAMAKLGEIIELGADKQIATALRDTAKSIDEATQSLVSAARERLETGALHDKQYEALRKAQLAFVGAAGPAMLDAQTRLNAILGAAEVSADDATEAARTVSQVATISTNGNLMAADMMAALSANNSDTLEAIEKEFKATRDRVKSNLEDLPNMPSMQAVREAVQKLFAFGEGKTGVFKIRQKELDAIDYGQTILDETRKLNVGLGMSVQQLVDGVQKETNASTSRARQEISLATSVMLALGALMLVGSALFVWLYVGRNILRRIRELQRAMQLLSAGDLDTEIVRSRQNDEIGVMKETLTVFRDSMIEARALAGEQDKDRVAKAERAARMEAKIAEFEGTVRSALDNLAQSANSMQSTAQSMSNTADQSNALVNAVASAAEETSVNVQTVSAGTEQLSSSIEEISRQVVTSAEIAKKAVDEAGATDTTVQSLADSASRINVVVDLIQTIASQTNLLALNATIEAARAGEAGRGFAVVASEVKSLASQTAKATEEIRTQIASMQEITSSAVGAIQGIGRIIGEINDVTTTIAAAVEEQGAATREIARNIQHAAGGTSEVSSNIVGVSTASAEAGAAANEVLGASDALRREADMLRGEIDAFLNNMRAA
- a CDS encoding MBL fold metallo-hydrolase, whose protein sequence is MNSKTDTAQSSAEALRYPWDQHPGPDQVVEVRPGVLWARLKLPFRLNHVNIYLLADGDGYAMIDAGFGNEETIEAWTKLFDGPLKGVNITRLIVTHSHPDHVGLAGWIVERFNCPLVMSQVEYLQSVYHQNRGTEERREAQRQFFRRHGMDESLTEKLLGRGQDYLKRVSVLPPSYRRISHGDDVVIGSRRFKVITGGGHALDQVMLYCADDKLFLSADQVLSKISPNVSVWAVEPDQNSLGEYLASLASLTTTLPYDVLVLPGHGVPFYGLKTRIKQLADHHEERCRLIAEACREVPQTSRALVPVVFNKHVLDEHQMGFAAGELVAHVNYMIVEGRLTAQTQDGVLQFRTT
- the hemA gene encoding 5-aminolevulinate synthase, with the protein product MDYSQFFNSALDRLHTERRYRVFADLERTAGRFPHAVWHSPKGKRDVVIWCSNDYLGMGQHPKVVGAMVETATRVGTGAGGTRNIAGTHHPLVQLEAELADLHGKEAALLFTSGYVSNQTGIATIAKLIPNCLILSDELNHNSMIEGIRQSGCERVVFRHNDLADLEAQLKAAGPNRPKLIACESLYSMDGDVAPLAKICDLAETYGAMTYVDEVHAVGMYGPRGGGIAERDGVMHRIDILEGTLAKAFGCLGGYIAGNGQIIDAVRSYAPGFIFTTALPPAICSAATAAIKHLKTSSWERERHQDRAARVKAILNAAGLPVMSSETHIVPLFVGDPEKCKQASDLLLEEHGIYIQPINYPTVAKGTERLRITPSPYHDDGLIDQLAEALLQVWDRLGLPLREKSLAAE